CGTCGGCCTCGTCGACCCCACAGGCGTCCAGACTCGCCCGGAGGTGGGTGACGACGGTCTCGAAGTCCTCGTGGGTGAGACCCAGATTCCGGTGGGCCGCGCGCATGTTCTCCCCGCTGTACTCCGCGGGGCCGCCGGCCACCTGACTGATGAAAAGCGCCTGGTGGCGTCGCTGGCGCTCCATGTCCACGTCCTCGAAGAAGGGTTGCATCCGTTCGTCGTCGAGCATCCGGTCGTAGAACTCGTCGACGACTGTCTCGATACCGTCCGATCCGCCCAACCGGTCGTAGAGAGTCTCGGCCTTCACGTTCGAACCGAGCCGTGGGATAGCCAAAAGACTGCCGAAAACCGTCGGTAGAGAGCCTGTACTTCCCGAATACGTTCGGGACTAGATTTATATGGGTGGTCCGGTGGGGCGTGCGTCGGTTCGGCACGTTTTTGCCCGGGCCGGCCGGAGGTGTGGGTATGCGCGAGGATCTGATGGACATCATCTGCTGTCCACTCGACAAGCACGAACTCGACCTGGAGGTCATCCGACGGGACGACGACGAGATCATGGAGGGGCGACTGGTCTGTACAGAGTGCGGCGAAGAGTACCCTATCGAGGACGGGATCCCGAACCTGCTGCCGCCGGACATGCGCGAGGAGTCCCCGGCCTAGACTGAACCTTTTTCTCCCCGCCACGCGGAGATGTCCGTGTGCCCGACGAGTTATACGTCGACGTGAACCGCCGGGAGCGCAACTCGCTCTCGGTTCCGGCCGCCATCGAGACCGACGATTCGTTCGTCATCAGGGTACGGAACCACGGGAACGCGGGCCGGGTCCACGTCCACCTCGACGAGAACCTCTCGGCCGTCGCCTCCCTCGACGAGACCAACCACTACGTCGAGGCAAACAGCACGCAGGCGATTCCGGTGAGCGTCCACGAACACGAGCCGGTCCACGGGAAGATCAAACTCTCGGCGGGCTACGGGGCGACGACCCGGTGGGTCGACGTGGAGTTGACCGAACCCGACGACACCGGGACCGTCGAGGTCGACGAGAGCCTCGCGGAGCCCGGCGGTGGCGAGCGCGACGGCGACGCCGACGGTGACACGGACGGCGCGTCGACGGAATCGATCCTCACCGACCGTCCCGAACTGCCGGTTCTGGCACTCGGTACGATGGCCGTCGCGGTCGCCGTCGGAGCCGCGACGGTCTTCGAGAGCGGGCTGGTCGCCGCGGGCGCGGTCGTCGTCTTCGTCGCGGTCCTGCTGGCCGGCTACCTGCTCGTTCGCTAGTCCTCCGTTTCGACGCCGCCGAGGTTCCCGTCGTCGTCGAACAGTTTCGCCCGGAGGTAGCGGGCGCGATAGCGGTTGGCGTCGTCGTACACGTCGGCCTCGCGGATCTCGTCGGCGCGGCCCTCGGCGACGGCGTCGACGATCGCTTCGATCTGTTCTTTCTCGCTGGGCGTCAACTCGAACTCGTAGGTCCGTGACTGCTCGCCTTCGAGTTTCGTCCACTGGCGCGCGGCGGAGACGACGAGCGAACACGGTTCCCGGCACGGAAATTCACCGTCGCCGCCGTCCACGTCGAGGTCGGTCTCGTCGTCGTACTCCCACTCGCGGCGCTTGAGACACTGGGAGTCGTCACAGCAGGCCTCGGCGACCCAGTTCACGTGATCGTGTCCCTCGCCCCGGTCCCAGGTCTCGATGACGCCGTAGATGCCAGACTGGCGGCCCATCGTCTCCCGCCAGTGGTCCACGTCGAGGTCGCCCTCGCGCTCGCGATGCCAGTTGACGACCGTCGCCGGGTAGAAGAAATCGACCGTGCTGACCAGTTCCCGGGGGTCGAGGTCAGGGAACACCCAGCCCGACCGGAGCGTCGGCGCGGTCTTCAGCGGCCGGTACCGATCGCGCTCGTCGTGTTTCGCAACCGCCCGCGCGTCCAGTGGGTCGTCGTGGCGTTCCAGATCGTCGGCCGGGGCGTCGGCGTCGTCGACGTGTCGGACCTCGTATCGGCGGCCGCCGTCGTCCTCGCGATCGACGGCGAGTCGTAACTGGCCCCACTCCGTGACGATCCCGTCGGCCAGTCGCTCGTAGCGCTCGGGCACCGACCGGTCGTCGGCACCTTCGAGCCAGCGCAGGAACGCCCGGTCGGCGGGCGAGTCGGGCGCGACGGTGGTCCAGAAGTCCCAGTTTGTGACGTAGGCACGGTTGTCGGTGGCGACCGTTTCCAGTTCCGACTCGGAGAGACCCTCGCGGTCGAGGTCGGGTGTCCGGAAGCGATAGCCAGCCCCCGTCGCCGTCACCCGGAGGCCGTCACAGTCGACGCCGTCCTCGCTCGCGGCTTCCCGTAGCCGGCGTACCGCCGTCTCGCTCATACACGAAGCGAGGGCTGCCAGTCGAATAAACTCCGTCGTTCCGTCCCGATCGGGCGGAGAATTGTTTCTCGTATTTATATTTTTGGCCGAACTTCCGGGGCGGAAACGTCGATTCCCCCTTTTTTATGCAGGGGAATATAGAGAGAGGTGCATGGTCTCACGCTGACGGTGATGGTTGCCCCCTGTCAGCGGTTCCCGTGACCATGCTTCGGCCCTCCACGCTTCGGCCCTGCCCGTTCGATCCACCGGCGTTCCGCGTCGGCTTCCTCGCCCGCGGACGCCGCCGTTTCCTGACCCCGTGTCGACTCCGCCACGTCCGGCCGGACCCCTGCCGACAGCTGTCGACGGACCGAAACTATTTGGCCCCCGTATCGTGTCGGTCTACTGTACGATGTCGATCGAGAAGCCCTCCACCACGACGGTCGCCCTCGTCGTCGGCGTCCTCGCGGTCGCCGCAGGCGTCGGTGCCGTCGGACTGTTGACGACCGACGGAGAGGCGTCGCCGCCCGTCGGACACAATGCGTCGGACCGCTACGCCGACCTCGACGGGATGACGGCGACGGTCGAAACGACGGTCGAACGCGGCGACGAACGGAATCGGACGGTCCGAGCGATGGCCATGCGCCCCGGGACGGGACAGGTCAGGCTGGGACCGGCCGGGAACACGACGGCGAACGACACCGTCGTCGTCGCGAACGGCTCGACGAAGTGGTCTTACGACCCCGAAACGCGACTGGTGAGCCGAACCGACGCCAGCGCATTGGGCGAGCGACTGCGAACCCGCGGGGAGCGCATCGAAGCCCTGTTCGACCGGGCGACCGAGTCCGGCGGGACCGAAACCGCAGCCGACGAGCGGACGCCGGGTGTCTCGCCGCTGCCGGCCGTGCCCCACGCTCCCGACACGCCCGACGCGCCCGCGACCAACCGTAGCGACGGACAGTTCGCGGTGACCTACGACGGCACCGCGACGGTGTCCGGTCGCGAGGTGCACGTCCTCCACGTGCGTCCGCGAGAGGGGGCGAAGACCAACGTCTCACAGACGCTGTGGGTCGACGCCGAGTGGTTCGCCCCGCTGAAGTACCGGACCGAGTGGATCGACGACGGCGAGCCGGTCACCACGACCGTCGAGTACCGGAACGTGACCTTCGAGCCCGGACTCGAAGACGACACCTTCGCGTACGAACCGCCCGAGAACGCGGCACTGGTCACACCGAACCTCGGCGAGAACGCCGCCGAACGGGTCCTGTCCCTCGACGGCGTCCGGGCGACGGTGACGATGAACGTCACCAACCTGTTCGACGACGGTAACGGGTCGAACGTGACCGACGGCGACGGGCGAGTCCGGTTCGCCCAGCGGATGCGGACGATACCGGGCACCGGAAAGGCCCGCTACGAGTCGGCGAACGGCACGTTCACGGACCAGGGTAACGACCTGACGGTCTCGAACGGGTCCGTGACGTGGAGCTACGACCGCGACGCAAACAACGTGACCCGGACAGAGGGAGTCGGCGCCGTCGACACCCGTGGACAGTACGAGGGGATCGAACAGCTGTTCGCCCGGCTGAACCGGACGCGAACGACGCCCGACGACGATGGAACCGGCCCGTCGCCCGGACTCACACCGGTTCCCGGAGCGAGCGTCGCCGGAAGCGTCGGACCGCCGGGCGCCCCCTCGGGCGAGTTCGGGGTGTCGCTCGACCGAGCCGAACGCGTCGCGGGCCGGACGGCCTACGTCCTCGAGATCAGGCCGAAACCGGACGACGACGCGTCGGCGTCGGGGTTCACGAACTACACGCGGACGCTGTGGATCGACGCCGAGACGTTCTTCGTGGTCCAACAGCGTACCGAGTTCGGGCCGCCGGACGACCGGACGGTCTCGGTCGTCACGTACCGCAACCTGACGTACACCGACGGCTTCGAGCCCGGGACGTTCACCTTCGACCCGCCGGAGAACGCCACGGTCACCGAACCCACGGTGGGGAGCAGTGACCGGTACGAGACCCGCGAGGCGACGGCCGCGAACGCCCCGGTCGACGTGCCGAACCCCACGGTACCCCCGGACTTCACGTTCGCGAGCGGACGGGTCACGGACGTGAGCGAGTACCAGGGTGTTACGCTGGTCTATCGCAACGAGACGTCACGGCTCCGGGTCACGTTCCAGCCGAACTTCGAGGCGACTGCCAACTGGACCAACGGGACCGACGTCGGTCGGGAGATACGGATCGGGAACCGGACGGGGCGGTACCTCCGGAGCGGGTCGACCCGGACCGTCACGTGGAGCTGTTCGGGACACCGCTACAGCGTCGCCGGGCGGTTCGTCTCGAAGCCGCTACTGGTCACGGTCGCCGAATCGATCCGGTGTGAGTGAGCGCCGCGCGTCTCGAAACGACTATCACTTGGTCTTCACGTCTAGTCACACACGCAGATGTCCCGCGGTACCGCTACCACCAGACAGGTCCTCGTCGGAGCCTGTCTGGTAGTGCTCGTCGTCGGCGTGCTCCTCGTCGGGGTCTGGTCGTCGGTCAGCCCCGCCGAAAACGCGACACAGCAGATCGGTGCGAACGCATCGGAGCGGTACGCGACGATCGAGGGGCTCAACGCGACCCGGACCACGATCAACAGGGAAGGCGACGAGGTCAGGCGGTCGGTGCTACGCGTCTCCATGCGACCAGGCACAGATCGGTTCCGCCGGGAACTGCTCTCCGGACAGCACCGCCGACACGACCTGACCGTGTCCAACGGCTCCATGATGTGGTGGCGAAACCGGTCCTCCGGGGCCGTCGAGCGGCTTCGCCTGAGTAACCCGACCGAGTCGGCCGACAGCCAGGGAGAACGCATCGAACGACTGTTCTCCCGGCTGAACGTGACCGGAGAGACGGACCGGACCGCCGCGACGCCGACGCCCGGGATCGATCCGCTGCCGGCCGTCCCGCAGAATGGCGGCGCACCGGACGGGCAGGCCACCGGCGACCTCGACGAGATCGGGGCGGCGGCCTTCGCCGTCAGTTACAACGGGACCGACACCCTCGACGGCCGGACGGTCTACGTCCTGGAGATCACCGCACGGAACGACTCCCGGGTCGGTGGCTACCGGCAGACCCTCTGGGTCGACGCCGAGCGGTTCTTCCCGCTGAAGCGCCACACGGAGTGGCGGGCCGACGGGGAGCGCCACGCCCTGACGGTGCGCTACGAGAACGTCACCTTCGACCCGGGACTCGACGAGTCGACCTTCCGGTTCGACCCGGACGCGAACGTCTCGGTCGAGCGGGAGGACACGCCACGACGGGATTTCTACGCGTCGACGCCGGCACTCCGACGGACGACCAATATCTCGGTTCCGGAACCGGACCTCCCGCCGACCTTCCGCCTCGCGTACGCTTCGAGGACCGAGAGCCAGCGACTCACGGGCATCGGGCTGAAGTACGTCAACGCGAGCATGGAGATCTCCGTCTCGAAGAACCGGGGGTATTTCTACCCGCCGACGCCCGACTGGTCGACGCAGGTGGCCGGCCACCAGGTGAACGTGAGTACCGGCTACACGAACTACGCCTCGTGGGAGTGTGGCGAGTACGACTATCAGGTGTCCGGTCACGCCGTCCCCCCGGTGCTACTGGTCGAGATCGCCGGCTCGGTCGGCTGTGAGTGAGTGTCGTCCCGGCGTGTCCACACCGGGTCCGCTAGTCGAGTGTCCGCCGGCTACCGCTTGTGCAACGAGTACGCGATGAAGAAGACGCCGAGGAACTGGAGCAGTCGCGTCAAAAGCGTTAGCGGCTGCTGGAACGTCCGGGGCGGGAGGATCTGCATCTGGAGGAGCAGGGAGCCGACGAAGGAGAGCCCGAACGCGACGGTAGTCAGCAGGAACAGGCCGATCGACAGGTACTGCATCGGGCGGCTGTCGTGGCGGCGGAACCCGCGGTAGGCCTGGTAGCCGATGTAGCTCCCGACCAGAACCGACCCGGCCGAGAGGGCGAATATCGTCCAGTACGCGAGTTGGTCGATCATTATAGGTTCTCCCACATTTTGGTGAACCGGTCGGCGGTGTCCTCGGCGTCCTCGCCGGGGAATTCGGCCCGCGAGGTCCGTTCGATGGTGGCCTCGTAGCCGCCGTCCTCTAAGTCCATCGAGAACTCGTCGAGAGTCGCCGAGTACACCTTGTGGTGGTTGCCGCTCAGTTCGACTTTCGTGCGTTCCTCGATCAGCTCGTACTCCTGGAGCCACTCGATCCGTCGGTAGACCGTCGGGAGGGACGCGTTGCACTGTTCGGAGAGCTGTTTGGCGGACATGGGTTCGACACTCGTTGCCGCGAGGATTGAGCGGGCGTACTCGTCGCTGAGCAGGTCGAGGACCTCGGCCAGCTCCCAATCCTCACTCACGAATCGAGCATCGTACCAGCAGGGGTTAAAAGCCCACAGTCACTTTCCAACCCTGAAAACGGTCCGGTCCACCGGGTGACCCTCCAGAACGCCTCAATCGTCCGCGGTAACCCGCCCGCCCCCGGTCTCCTCGCGGACCCGCTCGATGGCCTCGCGCACGTCCGCCCCGGCGTCGGCCGCGCGTTCGAGAACCACGTCGGCCAGCAGCGGTTCGGTGCCGACCGCCCCGGAGTACCAGATCCGGTGGCCGTCGACCTCCGCGGGCGTGTCCCACCCTTTGCGGTAGTCGTCGGTCAGGCCCATGTCCTCGGGGATGTCCTCCTGCGTGTGGTAGCCGTCGGCGATGAAGAGGGGGACGACCACCACGTCCGTAGCGGAGAAGAAGTCCGTCACGTCGTCGACTTCGGGATCTTCGTCCATGTAGAGCGCTTTGACCTCGTCGAAGCGGTCCCGGGACCGGATGTTGTCGGCGTGGTACTCGATGGCCTTCGCCGAGTTCTCGTTGCGCTCGGTGCCGTGGCCGACGACGGCGAGGCCAAAGCCGTCGCCGACCTCGGGGTCGCCGGTGACCGACTCGGCGCGCTGGACGATCACGTCGCTCATCGCGTCGTGGGTGCCGACCGGGCCGCAGTAGTGGACGGTCTGGCCCGTGTCCGTCGCCGTCAGCGTGGTGTGGGTCGCGCCGGTACCGTCCGAGTCCCACTGCTCGACGTCCCACTCGTCCAGTCGGAACTCCCGCGGGATCACCTGCTCGGTGAAGTACCCCTCGCTGACGAACAGCGGCACCAGATACACCTCGTCGGATTCGAGCGTCCGGAGGGCTTCCCGGAAGTGGGGTTCCTCCTTCCAGAAGCTCTCGCGGACCTCGTCGAACGCGCCCGACCGCCGGATCGTGTCGGCGTGGTCGAACGTCGGCGTGCTCGACTCGGCGTTGAGGTGTGAGCCGTGGGCCGCGATGACCAGCGCTTGCATATCTGGGGCTAGGGCCAGACGAGTCTTAGAGGTTCGGATGTCCCGCTCGCGGTCGCTTCGTCGGTCCGATACGTCGAAACCGTCGGGCGGTCACTCCGGTCCGAACGGACACCCCTGCCCAGGATTGTCGAGGAACTCCTGGACCAGCGACTGTTCGAGATCGTGATCGCAGGCCCCGCTGACCGATTGCTTGAACGGACAGTGCTCCGCGCAGTTCGGAATCGTGGTTTCCGGCATGGTGAGTGCGAGTCGGGTACCTCCCGACACGTCCGTGATATTTGTTCCCATGTGAATAGCTGAACTGCCGCAAAGATATGGGCGTTTTAATACCCCGTCGAGCCGGGGCGTTTTTACTCGCCGCGAGCGCCAGCAGCGGTATGTCGCTGGCATCCCGCACGCGCGAGGCCGTCCGCAGCCATCCGTTCCTCTACGACGGGCTGCGAGCGGGCGTCGTCAATTACACCGCCGCCGCACGATTTCTCGATCTCGGGACTGACGACCACGAGGCGGTCGTCGCCGCCCTCCGTCGCTACGCCGAGGATTTGCCCGAGTACGCGCAGGGCGGAACCGACGCGCGGGTCAGCATGGAGAGCGGGCTGGGCGAGGGCGACCCCGCAGAAGCCCTCCTGACGATCGGTGACACTGCGCTCGTGCCCGGTGAGGGGGACCTGACGGGCATCCTGGCCTCCGGTGAGGTGGACGCAACGGCGCTCGCCCACGTCCTGGACCACCTCCGGGCCGAGGAGGTGGCGCTGACAGCCGCTGGCGTCGCCGGTGATGCGCTGTTGGTCGTGGTCGAGCGGCGGGCCGGGGCCGACGCCGTCAGGGCGGTCGAGAGAGCGCTCGGCACGACGCCAGCGACGGCCGACTGAGGGCAGGCAGTGGTTTTCCGACGCATTGAAACCGTCCCCCGCGCTCCATTCCGGTAATGACCCTTCGCGTGACGAACACGCTCACCGGCGAGCGCGAGGCGTTCGAGCCACGGGACCCCGATTCGGTGCTGCTCTACTACTGTGGCCTGACGACCTCCGACCCGGCCCACCTGGGACACGCCCGGGGCTGGGTCCACGTCGACGTGATGCACCGGTGGCTCGAACACCTCGGCTACGACGTGCGCCACGTCGAGAACTTCACCGACGTGAACGAGAAGATCGTCGCGCGCGTCGGCGAGGACGGGGCGAGCGAGGCCGAGGTGGCCCGCACCTACGTCCAGCAGGTGATCCGGGACATGCGCTCTTTGAACCTCCTGCGCGCGGAGGTCTACCCGCGGGTCTCCGAACACGTCCCTCAGATCATCGACCTCGTGGAGACCCTGCTGGACCGGGGCTACGCGTACGAGGTCGACGGCTCGGTCTACTTCGACGTGACCGCCTTCGAGGACTACGGGAAACTCTCGAATCAGGACGTCGAGGAACTCGATTCGCAGGGCGACCCCGACGAGCGCTCGGAGAAGCGCAACCCCGCGGACTTCGCCCTCTGGAAGGCCGGCGGCGTCGACCCCGCGGACATCGCCGACCACCAGCACGAGGGGGCCGCCCCAGCGGAGGAGGCCTGTGAGACCGCACAGACGTGGGACTCGCCGTGGGGCGAGGGACGACCCGGCTGGCACATCGAGTGCTCGGCGATGAGTACGACCCACCTCGACGAAACCATCGACATCCACGTCGGCGGGCAGGATCTGGTCTTCCCCCACCACGAGAACGAAGTCGCCCAGAGCGAGGCCGCGACCGGCCAGCAGTTCGCCCGCTACTGGCTCCACGTCGGCCTCCTCGAAACGAAAGACGAGAAGATGTCCTCCTCGCTGGGGAACTTCTCGACGGTCGCGGAGTTCGTCGGCGAGCACGG
This Halorientalis sp. IM1011 DNA region includes the following protein-coding sequences:
- a CDS encoding group 1 truncated hemoglobin — protein: MKAETLYDRLGGSDGIETVVDEFYDRMLDDERMQPFFEDVDMERQRRHQALFISQVAGGPAEYSGENMRAAHRNLGLTHEDFETVVTHLRASLDACGVDEADAADVIEAVRGLEDDVLCR
- a CDS encoding methytransferase partner Trm112, producing MREDLMDIICCPLDKHELDLEVIRRDDDEIMEGRLVCTECGEEYPIEDGIPNLLPPDMREESPA
- a CDS encoding DR2241 family protein; the protein is MSETAVRRLREAASEDGVDCDGLRVTATGAGYRFRTPDLDREGLSESELETVATDNRAYVTNWDFWTTVAPDSPADRAFLRWLEGADDRSVPERYERLADGIVTEWGQLRLAVDREDDGGRRYEVRHVDDADAPADDLERHDDPLDARAVAKHDERDRYRPLKTAPTLRSGWVFPDLDPRELVSTVDFFYPATVVNWHREREGDLDVDHWRETMGRQSGIYGVIETWDRGEGHDHVNWVAEACCDDSQCLKRREWEYDDETDLDVDGGDGEFPCREPCSLVVSAARQWTKLEGEQSRTYEFELTPSEKEQIEAIVDAVAEGRADEIREADVYDDANRYRARYLRAKLFDDDGNLGGVETED
- a CDS encoding outer membrane lipoprotein carrier protein LolA, producing the protein MSIEKPSTTTVALVVGVLAVAAGVGAVGLLTTDGEASPPVGHNASDRYADLDGMTATVETTVERGDERNRTVRAMAMRPGTGQVRLGPAGNTTANDTVVVANGSTKWSYDPETRLVSRTDASALGERLRTRGERIEALFDRATESGGTETAADERTPGVSPLPAVPHAPDTPDAPATNRSDGQFAVTYDGTATVSGREVHVLHVRPREGAKTNVSQTLWVDAEWFAPLKYRTEWIDDGEPVTTTVEYRNVTFEPGLEDDTFAYEPPENAALVTPNLGENAAERVLSLDGVRATVTMNVTNLFDDGNGSNVTDGDGRVRFAQRMRTIPGTGKARYESANGTFTDQGNDLTVSNGSVTWSYDRDANNVTRTEGVGAVDTRGQYEGIEQLFARLNRTRTTPDDDGTGPSPGLTPVPGASVAGSVGPPGAPSGEFGVSLDRAERVAGRTAYVLEIRPKPDDDASASGFTNYTRTLWIDAETFFVVQQRTEFGPPDDRTVSVVTYRNLTYTDGFEPGTFTFDPPENATVTEPTVGSSDRYETREATAANAPVDVPNPTVPPDFTFASGRVTDVSEYQGVTLVYRNETSRLRVTFQPNFEATANWTNGTDVGREIRIGNRTGRYLRSGSTRTVTWSCSGHRYSVAGRFVSKPLLVTVAESIRCE
- a CDS encoding outer membrane lipoprotein carrier protein LolA, whose translation is MSRGTATTRQVLVGACLVVLVVGVLLVGVWSSVSPAENATQQIGANASERYATIEGLNATRTTINREGDEVRRSVLRVSMRPGTDRFRRELLSGQHRRHDLTVSNGSMMWWRNRSSGAVERLRLSNPTESADSQGERIERLFSRLNVTGETDRTAATPTPGIDPLPAVPQNGGAPDGQATGDLDEIGAAAFAVSYNGTDTLDGRTVYVLEITARNDSRVGGYRQTLWVDAERFFPLKRHTEWRADGERHALTVRYENVTFDPGLDESTFRFDPDANVSVEREDTPRRDFYASTPALRRTTNISVPEPDLPPTFRLAYASRTESQRLTGIGLKYVNASMEISVSKNRGYFYPPTPDWSTQVAGHQVNVSTGYTNYASWECGEYDYQVSGHAVPPVLLVEIAGSVGCE
- a CDS encoding helix-turn-helix domain-containing protein, with protein sequence MSEDWELAEVLDLLSDEYARSILAATSVEPMSAKQLSEQCNASLPTVYRRIEWLQEYELIEERTKVELSGNHHKVYSATLDEFSMDLEDGGYEATIERTSRAEFPGEDAEDTADRFTKMWENL
- a CDS encoding CbiX/SirB N-terminal domain-containing protein; translated protein: MQALVIAAHGSHLNAESSTPTFDHADTIRRSGAFDEVRESFWKEEPHFREALRTLESDEVYLVPLFVSEGYFTEQVIPREFRLDEWDVEQWDSDGTGATHTTLTATDTGQTVHYCGPVGTHDAMSDVIVQRAESVTGDPEVGDGFGLAVVGHGTERNENSAKAIEYHADNIRSRDRFDEVKALYMDEDPEVDDVTDFFSATDVVVVPLFIADGYHTQEDIPEDMGLTDDYRKGWDTPAEVDGHRIWYSGAVGTEPLLADVVLERAADAGADVREAIERVREETGGGRVTADD
- the cysS gene encoding cysteine--tRNA ligase; this encodes MTLRVTNTLTGEREAFEPRDPDSVLLYYCGLTTSDPAHLGHARGWVHVDVMHRWLEHLGYDVRHVENFTDVNEKIVARVGEDGASEAEVARTYVQQVIRDMRSLNLLRAEVYPRVSEHVPQIIDLVETLLDRGYAYEVDGSVYFDVTAFEDYGKLSNQDVEELDSQGDPDERSEKRNPADFALWKAGGVDPADIADHQHEGAAPAEEACETAQTWDSPWGEGRPGWHIECSAMSTTHLDETIDIHVGGQDLVFPHHENEVAQSEAATGQQFARYWLHVGLLETKDEKMSSSLGNFSTVAEFVGEHGPNVARTFLLSTAYHSKATYSADTVAEAEERWERLETGHRRAVEAADSVDAHTTVEDDALRETVAEVREAFTEAMNDDFNTREATTALLDLAGAVNRHVDGHEEYDYVGLRRAIEAFEDLGEGVLGLDFGGESGGDVRVAQELADLILSVREEEREAGNYERADELRDELEALGATVEDTDDGPVARFD